The sequence CATTTTGTTTTCTTCATCCAATACTAAATAATGCAGGTTATCTCGCCCAAACCCTGATTGAAATACATTGGGCGCAGCAAACTTTAGTTGCAGTTGTATATCGTCTACCACATCGGGGGTGGCAGTGGCTGTAACGGCGATAACCGGCACATGGGGAAAGTGTGCCCGCAACTCCCCTATTTTTAAATATTCGGGTCTGAAATCATACCCCCATTGCGAAATACAATGCGCCTCATCCACCGCTATCAGTTTCACGGGCATTTGTATGGCACGGGCTATAAATAAATCAGTTTGTAACCTTTCGGGCGATACGTATAGAAATCGGTATTTGCCAAAAATGCAGTTATCCAGTTCAATGTCCATCTCCCGAAACGACATTCCTGAATGTATAGCTGTGGCTGGTATATCGCGTTGAAGGAGGTTTTCTACTTGGTCCTTCATCAGTGCCACCAATGGTGAAACGATAATGGTTAGCCCGTCTAAAGCTAAACCCGGAACCTGAAAACAAACGGATTTACCGCCGCCCGTAGGCAGCAGTGCCAATGTATCATTGCTTGCAAGTACTGAACGGATGATTTCTTCCTGTTGGGGTCTAAAAGTATCATACCCCCAGTATTGCTTTAATATGTCGTGTATATCGGGTTTCAGAACAGAAAGTGGCTTGCCTGATAGCAAATTTAGGGTTTAATGGAATACCTCTGTCCAATGGCGGGTAAATTGTGTGCCCCATTTCACTTCTATTGCATCGGGGTTAATGGTTTCACCTGTTTCTTGTTTCACAGCAAGTAAAGGTAAATTCACACCTGCTCCTAACAACGCCACCGTAGTACCTTGTACGCGGGGGTTTATCTCAAGTATTTTGAAGGTGCCGTCAACGGCCCGCTTCACTTGTACCCCAATAGGGCCGTGCAGCTGGCAGCACTCTATTATTTGCTCGCAGTAGTTTATTATTTCAGCGTTGTTCTCTATCACACCTGCTACGCTAATGCCCTGCACCATTTTTTTGCGCAACCTCGGAATAGCCAACAGGCAGTTACCGTTGTTTGCCAAACAATCAATGGTGTATTCTTCGCCGGGCAGATACTCGCTAACCAACAACGGCGGGAACGGACGGCTGCTCAATATTTCGATAGCCTTATCCAGTTTTATGTACTCACTGGTGGGCTTGTAATTAAACAGCAAATCAAACTCGTCTTTGGTATCGTCAATCACCCTAAACCCACGCATACCATTTGATACGCAAGGTTTAAAACATACTGTTTTGTCGGGATAGCCCAGTTGAGTAACGGCTTGCTTCAACTCTTCAACAGTAGTAGCAATGCTAAACTGCGGGGTGAGTATTCCTGCGGCTTGCAATTGGGTGTACAGCTTGCCTTTATCATTTGCAATGCTTAATTGTTCATAAGCCGAAACGATAACCTTAATCCCCTTTTGCGCAAATGCTTGCTTATGCTCGCTAAATGCAAAAAGTTCACGGGTTACCAAAGGCAATATCACATTGATGTTGTGTTTTTGGCACAAGTTTTCAATGGCACTAATAAAAGTATCGTCGGTGGCTTTGGGTATCAGTTCAAAAACAGGATTGAGGTATCTGCCCACAGAATCAGGACTGGCATCGGCAACCACCACCTCAATTGTGCTATCCTGCTGCAAGCATTTTAAAATACCTGCTGCACCGGGAGCCCCTCCGCCTGTCATTAATACCTTTTGCTTCATTCGTCCCAAAATTACTTCAAAACAATATAACTACAATACCACGCAGCAATGCGTAGAAATACTTACTCCCACTTTTGTCTAAAAACACAACAACATCTTCATACCCCCACCACAAAGTAATATCTTTGATATTATTTAACAGATTCATTGCGTGAACATTAAGAGTATAGCGTGTTTTTTACTGGGGTTGTTTGCAGTTTTATACAGCAAATCACAAACCTGTGAATGGCTTACAGTTGAAACTGCTGCGCACAACAAAGGACTATATGTTACTGCAATAACAACCGATAATACTAATAACGCCATCATAGGTGGTCGTGCCATTGATTCAATTACTATCAGTACCTATACCTTAAAACAGGGTAATTTCTTCATTATAAAGTATGATGCACAAGGAAGCTTAAAATGGGTTGCTACACCTAAAATGATAGCGGCATACTCTTGCGTTTTTGATGTAGCTACCGATAACAACAAAAACATTTACGCTACGGGCTTATTTACAGGTACTGTTGATTTTGGCAACACTGTGACAATCAGTTCGGGGTATAATAGTTCCTTTATAGCAAAATATGACAGTAACGGCATTATTCAGTGGGCCAAATCCTCTGGAGGTATCCTTCACCAAAACACACGTGTTACCACAGATGCAAACGGAAATGTACTCTTGGGATTTAGTTTTAACAATGCATTTACTATGGGTGGGTCGTCGGTGCAACTTGTTTCAAACGGAGGTAGTGA is a genomic window of Bacteroidota bacterium containing:
- a CDS encoding ATP-grasp domain-containing protein is translated as MKQKVLMTGGGAPGAAGILKCLQQDSTIEVVVADASPDSVGRYLNPVFELIPKATDDTFISAIENLCQKHNINVILPLVTRELFAFSEHKQAFAQKGIKVIVSAYEQLSIANDKGKLYTQLQAAGILTPQFSIATTVEELKQAVTQLGYPDKTVCFKPCVSNGMRGFRVIDDTKDEFDLLFNYKPTSEYIKLDKAIEILSSRPFPPLLVSEYLPGEEYTIDCLANNGNCLLAIPRLRKKMVQGISVAGVIENNAEIINYCEQIIECCQLHGPIGVQVKRAVDGTFKILEINPRVQGTTVALLGAGVNLPLLAVKQETGETINPDAIEVKWGTQFTRHWTEVFH